From a single Phragmites australis chromosome 7, lpPhrAust1.1, whole genome shotgun sequence genomic region:
- the LOC133925408 gene encoding homeobox-leucine zipper protein HOX15-like produces the protein MEEMEMTALSLGTGTTAEHSKSIRGSGCKPKPPVRFHDKLSDQLKVETDHEGNDNSSGHARKKLRLSEDQLTVLETVYEEQTNLDPAQKQGLAEKLDLKPRQVEVWFQNRRARSKQKKMTEDCENLKKRAEVLIKENKKLKRKLLELTSVSQPDLKLPDSTHSGSSLVPMCSSCNKRMRRFPHFVYNVGFLQRVCRLLYFAYSVRFLEKVRHCPHIASTTNYYGGCLCRAIFTPSLPLPGHLLSDALTSSSPATSSPAISSPLSEFSSSAMMLCGDALYNDAL, from the exons ATGGAAGAAATGGAGATGACTGCCCTTTCCCTTGGCACTGGAACTACTGCTGAGCACTCCAAATCCATCAGAGGCAGCGGATGCAAACCGAAACCACCAGTGCGGTTCCATGACAAGTTGTCGGATCAGTTGAAAGTAGAGACAGATCATGAGGGCAATGACAACAGTAGCGGTCATGCAAGGAAGAAGCTGCGGCTTAGCGAAGATCAGTTAACAGTGCTCGAAACCGTCTATGAGGAGCAAACCAATCTTGATCCA GCTCAGAAGCAAGGGCTGGCAGAGAAGCTGGATTTAAAACCGCGCCAAGTAGAAGTCTGGTTTCAGAACAGAAGGGCCCG GAGCAAGCAGAAGAAGATGACGGAAGATTGCGAGAACCTGAAGAAGAGGGCCGAAGTGCTGATCAAGGAGAACAAGAAACTGAAGAGGAAGCTGCTAGAACTGACGAGTGTTTCCCAGCCTGACCTGAAATTGCCTGACAGCACTCACAGTGGTTCAAGTCTAGTTCCCATGTGCTCATCTTGCAACAAG AGGATGCGCCGCTTCCCACACTTCGTCTACAACGTCGGGTTTCTCCAGAGGGTGTGCCGCCTCCTGTACTTTGCCTATAGTGTTAGATTTCTAGAGAAGGTGCGCCACTGCCCGCACATCGCCTCCACCACCAACTACTATGGAGGTTGCCTCTGTCGCGCTATCTTTACACCAAG CCTCCCCCTCCCTGGCCACCTCCTCTCCGACGCgctgacctcctcctccccagccacctcctccccagCCATCTCCTCCCCGCTCAGTGAGTTTTCCTCTTCTGCGATGATGCTCTGTGGTGATGCTCTTTACAatgatgctctgtga